The following is a genomic window from Nitrospira sp..
ATTGTCCGGCAGCCGGTCGACTGCGCGCCTTGCCTGTTGCGGGAATGTCCGATCGACCATCGTTGTATGACCGGCGTGACGGTTGATATGGTGTATGACGCGGCAGCGAAGCAGTTGGGGCAGGGCGATCAGCCTTCGGCGATCGGACGTCAGCCGACGAAGCCTCATCCTCATGGGCTGTTGCAGGGCGTGACGATCTTTCTCGACCGTGACGGGACGCTGAATCCGGATCCCGGGTATATCGGCTCTCCGGACCAGTTCGAATTATTCCCTGGTGTTGCCGATGCGCTCGCCAAGCTGACGCGCGCGGGAGCTCGATTAGTGGTGGTCACGAATCAATCGGGTGTTGGACGAGGATTATTTTCTTCCGGCGACCTGGACCGGATTCACGAGAAGCTCCGGCGATTGGTGGGTGAAGCCGGCGCGTCGCTGGCCGGTATTTATGTGTGCCCGCATCGCCCGGACGAGCAGTGCCACTGCCGGAAGCCTGAGATCGGCCTGGTTGAACAGGCGGTGCGCGAGCTGGGTGTCGATTTGTCCCGCTCGTATCTCATCGGCGACCATGCCAAAGATATCGAGCTGGCTAGGCGAGTGGGCGCGAAGTCTGTCTGGCTGACGACCAGTGAGCATGGCGCGGGCGCTCGAATGGGTTCGCACAACTCCGCAGCTGCGGTGGCGGCGTCGTTCGATGAGGCGGCGGCATGGATTCTGGCCGATGCCAAGGTGCACGAACAGGGGAAATCCGATGGGCGGGGACATTCATAGATGACCTCGATGGTTGAGCCTCGACGAATTCTTCTCATCAAGCCGAGTTCGCTGGGCGACATTGTGCACGCGATGCCGGTAGTGGCCGCGTTCAAGCAGCGCTGGCCGTCGGCGCATCTGACCTGGCTAGTAAAGCGCCAATGGGCGGAGATCGTGCAGCGAATAGACGGCGTCGATAGGGTGTGGCCGGTCGATCCCACTCTGGCGTCGTGGGTCGGACAGGCGCTGAAGCTTCGGGCGCAACGGTTCGATCTGGTCGTCGATCTTCAGGGGCTGCTGCGGAGCGCGCTGGTGGCCCGGATGACCGGATGCGCGCAGCGGGTGGGGTTTGCCAATGGGCGTGAAGGGAGCTCCTGGTTCTATTCGCAGCGAGTGCCGGTTCTCACCGCTGAGATGCATGCGGTGGACCGGTATCTGTCGGTTGCGAAGGCGCTGGGTGCGCCTGCTGGCGTGGAGCCGCAATTTCGATTCAGACTGCCGTCGCAGGATGTGACGACCTTGCGCGATCTGTTCCGGCGCAAGGACATCGATATGGACGCGCCCTGGGTGGCCATGAATGTGTCCGCGCGCTGGCCGACCAAACGCTGGCCGGCCGTCTCGTTTGCCGCCGTGGCGACGCAGTTGGCGGCTCGCGGCATTGGACCGCTGGTCGTGATCGGCGGTCCGGACGAACGGGAGGCGAGTGGTCTCGTACGAAGTCTGACGACTTGCCCGGTGGTCGATCTGGCCGGAGAGACTCCGATTGGGTTGCTGCCGGCCTTGTTGTCGAAAGCCTGCGCTTTGATCACGAACGATTCCGGGCCGATGCATGTCGCGGCTGCCGTGGGGACGCCGGTGGTGTCTCTGTTTGGACCGACCAGTGCGGTGCGGACCGGGCCCTACGGAGCAGGGCATACGGTCTTGACCCATGATCTTTCTTGCCGGCCCTGTTTCAGTCGAGCCTGCCGCCATGCGGTCCCCATGGAATGTCTCACGGCAATCTCTCCGGAGCAGGTTGTGGCGGCCGTGGTGGCGCAGCAGTCCTGCCGCGCGGTCTCACGATGAATGTGTTGATCGTGCGTCCGGATGGGATCGGCGATTTGGTGCTCTCGCTGCCGGTGGCGGCGCAACTGCGGCAATTGGTGCCTGGCGTCCGTATCGGTGTGCTCGCGAATCCCGTGGCCGCGCCCATCTTAGAGCATCATCCCGACGTGGACTATGTGCGAACGGTCTCGTTGCATGCGTCGATTCCTGACATGATGCAGGCATTTGCGGGTGGGATCGATGCGGTGATTTTTCTCAAGCCGTTTCGCCGTCTGATGTGGGCCGCGTGGCGGATGGGCATTCCACGGCGTGTCGCGACGGGATTTCGGTGGCAGAGCGTGCTGGCGAATCGCTGGATTTATGAACATCGGAGCAGTTTTCAGAAGCATGAGTCTGATTGCAATGTGGAGATGCTCAAGGGGCTTCGGCTGACGCCGTTGCCCGTGATCGCACCGACGCTATACCTCACCGACGCCGAGCGGAATGATGGCGAGCGGCGGTGGAATGGGTCTGCGCTACCGCGGGTCGTGATTCATCCTGGCGGCGTCTCGGCCCGGCACTGGCGGCCGGCGCATTATCGGGATCTCGCCCAGCTATTGGCGCGGCAGGGATATGCGGTGGGATTAACAGGCAGCCCGGTCGAGCGCGATCAATTCCAGCGCGAGGCGCTGGATGGTGTGGTGCTTCATCCAGGAATCGACAATCTCATGGGGCAGCTTTCTGTCCGGGAATTAATGGGCGTGATCGGCGCTGCGCGAGTGGTGGTGTCCGGTGCAACCGGTCCGGCTCATCTGGCTGCTGCTCTTGCGGTGCCGACGGTGAGTTTGTTCGATCCGCGCCGAAACAATTTGCCGATTCGCTGGAAGCCGCTGGGGCGGGGCGTGCTGCTTCGCCCGGATGTGCCGACTTGTGAAAAATGCATCGGCGAGGCCTGTGCATTTTGGGATTGTTTGGATAGGATGGCCGTCAATCGGGTCCTGATGACGGTGGATTCCGTCATCCACGAGGCATCGTCTCTGAAAATTCAGCATGTCTAAGATGATCTCCGCACTCATTCTTCCAGACTGGTCCCTCAGACGAGTGCTCTTGTTTTGGTGGGGCGTTTTTCTCGTCATTCAACAAGCCGAACGGATTTTTCTGATGCATGAGGCTTGGTCGGTTGAAGTTCCGACGGGAAGCCTCTTATTGAAGACGCTCTGGACTGGTCTGCGAGCGGATTTGATTTCCTCGACGGTGGCTCTTTTAATCGTTGCAATCTTTGGCCTGTCCATTGGGGTAATGCTGCGAGTTGTGTCGAGGTTGTGGAGAAGTCACGATACAATCGCTGCGCGGGTAAGATTCGGAATCATTATGGCATCCTGGTTCATGACGGTCTTTGTGATGACCTGCCTTACCATCGACATGGGGTACTATCATTTCAATAAGCAGCATCTGGATTTTGTTTTTTTCGAGTACATAGGCGATTTGATAACGCAATCGAATGAAATCGGCCTCGACGGCGCTCAGGCTGCCCAGCAAACTAATGCCGAGCTTCAGGCCGGAGCACGATGGGGGCCGCGTCTTGCGGCATTCTTTTCTCTTGAGTTCCTTGTGATATTCGCGTGGGGGGTAGGATTTTCCCGAGTCATCCTTCCGCGACTCGACTCTTGGAGACGGCCATCCTGGCTTTCAAATGCCGTGTTTTCGGTGGGACTTATTTTCTGTGTAATGGGGTTTCATCTGAAAGGTCCGGAAGCGATTAGGACTGCATCGATCAGTAGCGGAACCTATTACACGCTTGCTCAGAACCCCATTCTCTACGCCGCCGAGGGGCTGCGAGCTACGATTGAATCTCAGTGGAAGGAAGGGACTCGACTACAGGAGGGCCGAGGGTTGGATAATGACTGGGAGGCCCTCCCTCAGCTTCCCGGAAGAGTGAATTTGCAAGACCAATTCTCCGCAGTTCAGGCAATGTCGCCTGACGAAACGCTTCGCGTCGCGCAGGAAGTCCTCGCCAGGGGGCAAACTTTTCTCTTTCAAAAGTATCCTTTCGTGCGCACCTCCGCCGAGACGTCTGGAGTCAAACTCGACAAGCCGGCGAACGTTCTACTCATCTTTGTTGAAGCGTTGGATCGTCGTTATGTCGGACGAACGGTCGACGGGATTTCGTTGACCCCTTTCATGGACCGCCTGAGAAACGACAGTG
Proteins encoded in this region:
- a CDS encoding Lipopolysaccharide heptosyltransferase I (MaGe:77310233), producing the protein MTSMVEPRRILLIKPSSLGDIVHAMPVVAAFKQRWPSAHLTWLVKRQWAEIVQRIDGVDRVWPVDPTLASWVGQALKLRAQRFDLVVDLQGLLRSALVARMTGCAQRVGFANGREGSSWFYSQRVPVLTAEMHAVDRYLSVAKALGAPAGVEPQFRFRLPSQDVTTLRDLFRRKDIDMDAPWVAMNVSARWPTKRWPAVSFAAVATQLAARGIGPLVVIGGPDEREASGLVRSLTTCPVVDLAGETPIGLLPALLSKACALITNDSGPMHVAAAVGTPVVSLFGPTSAVRTGPYGAGHTVLTHDLSCRPCFSRACRHAVPMECLTAISPEQVVAAVVAQQSCRAVSR
- a CDS encoding ADP-heptose--lipooligosaccharide heptosyltransferase II (MaGe:77310234), with product MNVLIVRPDGIGDLVLSLPVAAQLRQLVPGVRIGVLANPVAAPILEHHPDVDYVRTVSLHASIPDMMQAFAGGIDAVIFLKPFRRLMWAAWRMGIPRRVATGFRWQSVLANRWIYEHRSSFQKHESDCNVEMLKGLRLTPLPVIAPTLYLTDAERNDGERRWNGSALPRVVIHPGGVSARHWRPAHYRDLAQLLARQGYAVGLTGSPVERDQFQREALDGVVLHPGIDNLMGQLSVRELMGVIGAARVVVSGATGPAHLAAALAVPTVSLFDPRRNNLPIRWKPLGRGVLLRPDVPTCEKCIGEACAFWDCLDRMAVNRVLMTVDSVIHEASSLKIQHV
- a CDS encoding LTA synthase family protein (MaGe:77310235), which gives rise to MSKMISALILPDWSLRRVLLFWWGVFLVIQQAERIFLMHEAWSVEVPTGSLLLKTLWTGLRADLISSTVALLIVAIFGLSIGVMLRVVSRLWRSHDTIAARVRFGIIMASWFMTVFVMTCLTIDMGYYHFNKQHLDFVFFEYIGDLITQSNEIGLDGAQAAQQTNAELQAGARWGPRLAAFFSLEFLVIFAWGVGFSRVILPRLDSWRRPSWLSNAVFSVGLIFCVMGFHLKGPEAIRTASISSGTYYTLAQNPILYAAEGLRATIESQWKEGTRLQEGRGLDNDWEALPQLPGRVNLQDQFSAVQAMSPDETLRVAQEVLARGQTFLFQKYPFVRTSAETSGVKLDKPANVLLIFVEALDRRYVGRTVDGISLTPFMDRLRNDSVYIENFFANGAQTARGLFSTFCSYYPRRGVSAMKTRYTHDYLCLPEVLKQAGYHTEMVISSQRDIDRLHLFFTRNGMERILDETDFPAGVERIGSASSLGKPDGALFDLLRGRIEELQQAGQPFLLATKTLTTHHPFHVPSGNSDVESLRANPDGYLAALRYLDGELERFFSRLWDQGLLRNTVVYILGDHGRHEHVGDTAVEKQVGHFMTPLYIWMDNSLRTPATYRPRTVSSVASQVDVTPTILAMNGLMPSIVPFLGQDVSCLLVQDCLSDNFAYLISPYGDEVVGLADRDGVLLYGLRTKMLTHVDLRLGVSDLTSPQEGSWVEDRYRKLRSLYASSNAVLNRNQIWSRKDLGVLP